In the Nakamurella alba genome, one interval contains:
- a CDS encoding sigma-70 family RNA polymerase sigma factor → MGGRVASVCLRIGRPPVCRLPHCGIGSSLRARVNSTCSGIDARQADVIDARHVTRARLGTQVRHSGAEQQYALNALVAARNSGRIDRVRYCEQAVVVAHLSVAAALARRFLGRGVPLEDLEQLARLSLVESTRRWDPDISDRYVAFVVPTVTGSLKRYFRDHLRSVRVPRRMQEINHAADVAARAMEQSMRRPPTLGELADGIGRPEHDLRAAREAQRTTRTAQLDGPVLQVAARHPSENIDERIDLERAIRALGTRDRELLDLYYGNGWSQARIAGRLGVSQMQVSRLHGAVLQKLRRQLSLTA, encoded by the coding sequence GTGGGTGGCCGGGTCGCATCGGTGTGTCTACGGATCGGAAGACCACCCGTCTGCCGGTTGCCGCACTGCGGTATCGGCAGTTCACTGAGGGCGCGGGTCAACAGCACCTGCTCCGGCATCGATGCCCGGCAGGCAGACGTGATTGATGCACGACACGTGACCCGTGCACGACTCGGGACCCAGGTACGACACAGTGGCGCAGAGCAGCAGTACGCGTTGAACGCGCTCGTGGCTGCGAGGAACTCCGGTCGGATCGACCGTGTCAGGTACTGCGAGCAGGCTGTGGTGGTGGCCCACCTCTCGGTGGCGGCGGCGCTCGCCCGCAGGTTCCTCGGACGTGGTGTCCCGCTGGAGGATCTCGAGCAGCTCGCCCGGCTGTCGCTGGTCGAGTCCACCCGGAGGTGGGACCCCGACATCAGCGACAGGTACGTGGCTTTCGTGGTCCCGACGGTGACCGGCAGCCTGAAGCGCTACTTCCGGGACCATCTGCGGTCGGTTCGGGTCCCCCGGCGGATGCAGGAGATCAACCATGCGGCCGACGTAGCTGCGCGCGCCATGGAGCAGTCTATGCGGCGACCACCGACGCTCGGTGAGCTGGCCGACGGCATCGGTCGACCGGAACATGACCTTCGTGCGGCCCGGGAAGCACAACGCACCACCCGCACGGCGCAACTGGACGGTCCGGTGCTCCAGGTGGCCGCGCGTCATCCAAGTGAGAACATCGATGAACGAATCGATCTCGAGCGTGCGATTCGTGCGCTCGGAACCCGCGACCGCGAGCTGCTCGACCTGTACTACGGCAACGGATGGAGCCAGGCGCGGATCGCCGGCAGATTGGGGGTGAGTCAGATGCAGGTCTCACGGTTGCACGGGGCGGTGCTCCAGAAGCTCCGTCGGCAGTTGTCGCTCACCGCCTGA
- a CDS encoding phytoene desaturase family protein: MSDDPETADAVVIGAGPNGLVAANLLADAGWDVLVLEAFDRPGGAVATDDDVAPGFRHDTFSSFYPLGAASPVIRGLDLEQHGLVWSHAPAVIGSPGPDGGWALVHRDAERTIAGLEASCPGDGDGWRALYGRWLRIGGSLVDALLSPFPPIRAGMRLGGAMLRGGLADDVQFLLRPATAMTAQHLRSEAAKLLVVGNAAHADLPPDGAGSGLFGWLLAMIGQQRGFPVPRGGAGSLTDALVRRLVAAGGRVRCGAEVEEILVADGRAVGVRTAAGRLRTRRAVIADVGAPALYERLLPAAAVPHRIRQRMQGFTWDPGTVKVDWALDRPVPWADTPETAPGTVHLPGGSGTAGDVSVWMSEVQSGIVPADPFLLIGQMTTSDPTRSPAGTESLWAYTHVPQHTVRDAGTGISGRWDRDDLERMADRMQGRLERAAPGFGARVIARRVLGPREFEARNANLHGGALGGGTANLHQELVLRPIPGRGRAETHLGGLYLGSSAAHPGGGVHGAPGANAARAALWHARFRP, encoded by the coding sequence GTGAGCGATGATCCGGAGACCGCCGACGCCGTGGTGATCGGGGCCGGGCCCAACGGGCTGGTGGCGGCGAACCTGCTGGCCGACGCCGGCTGGGACGTGCTGGTGCTGGAGGCCTTCGACCGGCCTGGCGGCGCGGTGGCCACGGACGACGACGTCGCCCCCGGCTTCCGGCACGACACCTTCAGTTCCTTCTACCCGCTCGGTGCCGCCTCCCCGGTGATCCGCGGACTGGACCTGGAGCAGCACGGTCTCGTGTGGTCGCACGCACCGGCCGTCATCGGGTCCCCGGGTCCCGACGGGGGCTGGGCGCTGGTGCACCGTGACGCGGAACGAACGATCGCCGGGCTGGAGGCGTCCTGTCCGGGGGACGGTGACGGCTGGCGGGCGCTGTACGGCCGCTGGTTGCGGATCGGCGGATCCTTGGTCGACGCACTGCTGTCCCCGTTCCCGCCGATCCGGGCGGGGATGCGGCTGGGTGGGGCGATGCTGCGCGGTGGTCTGGCGGACGACGTGCAGTTCCTGCTGCGCCCGGCCACGGCGATGACGGCCCAGCACCTCCGGAGCGAGGCGGCGAAGCTGCTGGTCGTCGGCAACGCCGCGCACGCCGACCTGCCCCCGGACGGGGCAGGGTCGGGACTCTTCGGCTGGTTGTTGGCGATGATCGGCCAGCAGCGAGGGTTCCCGGTCCCGCGCGGTGGCGCCGGGAGCCTCACCGACGCCCTGGTCCGGCGGCTGGTCGCGGCGGGCGGGCGTGTCCGGTGCGGGGCCGAGGTCGAGGAGATCCTGGTGGCCGACGGACGTGCGGTCGGTGTCCGGACCGCCGCCGGACGGTTGCGAACCCGTCGAGCGGTGATCGCCGACGTCGGCGCGCCGGCCCTCTACGAGCGGTTGCTGCCGGCCGCCGCGGTGCCGCACCGGATCAGACAGCGGATGCAGGGATTCACCTGGGATCCCGGGACCGTCAAGGTCGACTGGGCGCTGGACCGACCGGTGCCATGGGCCGACACACCGGAAACTGCGCCGGGCACTGTGCACCTGCCGGGCGGCAGCGGGACCGCCGGCGACGTGTCGGTGTGGATGTCGGAGGTGCAGTCGGGCATCGTGCCGGCCGACCCGTTCCTGCTGATCGGGCAGATGACCACCAGCGATCCGACCAGATCCCCGGCCGGCACGGAGTCGCTCTGGGCCTACACGCACGTGCCGCAGCACACCGTGCGCGACGCGGGGACCGGCATCTCGGGACGCTGGGACCGGGACGATCTCGAGCGGATGGCCGACCGGATGCAGGGCCGGCTGGAGCGCGCCGCGCCGGGATTCGGAGCCCGGGTGATCGCACGCCGGGTGCTCGGGCCCCGCGAGTTCGAGGCCAGGAACGCCAACCTGCACGGCGGCGCCCTGGGCGGTGGGACCGCGAACCTGCACCAGGAACTGGTGCTGCGGCCGATCCCCGGCCGTGGCCGGGCCGAGACGCATCTGGGCGGCCTGTACCTCGGGTCGTCCGCAGCACATCCGGGCGGCGGGGTGCACGGCGCACCCGGGGCCAATGCCGCGCGGGCGGCGCTGTGGCACGCGCGCTTCCGTCCCTGA
- a CDS encoding SRPBCC family protein has translation MSRTTRDLTCAPEDVFAVLANGWLYPGWVVGASRMRRVDEDWPAPASRLHHSVGVWPLLVDDSTSVLLMDPPRRLVMRARGWPAGEAEVAIDVVPRPGGCRVTITEDATEGPATLIPGPVRNLALGVRNRETLLRLAMLAEGGAG, from the coding sequence ATGAGCCGGACGACCCGAGACCTGACCTGCGCTCCCGAGGACGTGTTCGCCGTGCTCGCGAACGGCTGGCTGTACCCGGGCTGGGTGGTGGGCGCGTCCCGGATGCGTCGCGTCGACGAGGACTGGCCGGCGCCGGCCAGCCGGCTGCACCATTCCGTCGGCGTCTGGCCCCTGCTGGTGGACGACAGCACCTCCGTGCTGCTGATGGATCCGCCACGAAGGCTGGTGATGCGGGCCCGCGGCTGGCCCGCCGGTGAGGCGGAAGTGGCCATCGACGTCGTCCCGCGCCCCGGGGGCTGTCGGGTCACCATCACCGAGGACGCCACCGAGGGGCCGGCCACCCTGATCCCCGGTCCGGTGCGGAACCTGGCCCTCGGTGTCAGGAACCGGGAGACCCTTCTGCGGTTGGCCATGCTGGCCGAGGGCGGGGCGGGCTGA
- a CDS encoding ABC transporter substrate-binding protein: protein MTTAVVLSGCATGSGDATTSAAFSAPPSAAGGSLTVMGFGADDEIGSTRLQLATAALNGTTVDLVKGDLDVQAFLSSVAAGDPPEIIYANRDQIGTFASRGAILPLTDCITQQAVDTGQYLPSALAQVTLNGTVYAIPEFNSVQIVMANRSLLDEAGLAMDDVNGSDWQALTAAASKLTKTSAGKLSVIGVDSKLPEFLPLWAKANGADLLSADGRTAQLDDPKVVQALNFAVGVYDTEGGFPAVKAFRDSADFFGEGNQYASGSLGAMPMEQWYVNVLNEVSPEAPMAFDTVRTPAGDTLAYASGSSWAVPKGSSNPGAACTFVKIMTRTDTWMQAAKARADDRAANGLVFTGLLTGNTVADEQIRDTYVTEPTSTVWGTAISAMYEANAHTFGLPANPADAEFKAAWQDAVNRVLNGQQEPADALAQAQREAQAALDTAWATWDEQGG from the coding sequence GTGACGACAGCGGTCGTGCTGTCCGGGTGTGCGACCGGATCCGGGGATGCGACCACCTCCGCGGCATTCTCCGCACCGCCGTCGGCGGCGGGCGGCTCGCTCACCGTCATGGGATTCGGTGCGGACGACGAGATCGGATCGACCCGGCTGCAGCTGGCGACCGCCGCCCTGAACGGCACCACGGTCGACCTCGTGAAAGGTGATCTGGACGTCCAGGCATTCCTCTCATCGGTCGCCGCCGGCGACCCGCCGGAGATCATCTACGCCAACCGGGACCAGATCGGCACCTTCGCCTCCCGCGGAGCGATCCTGCCGTTGACCGACTGCATCACGCAGCAGGCCGTCGACACCGGGCAGTACCTTCCCAGCGCGTTGGCGCAGGTGACGTTGAACGGCACCGTGTACGCCATCCCCGAGTTCAACTCGGTGCAGATCGTGATGGCGAACCGGAGTCTCCTCGACGAAGCAGGCCTTGCCATGGACGACGTGAACGGTTCCGACTGGCAGGCACTGACCGCGGCCGCATCGAAGCTGACGAAGACGTCCGCCGGGAAGCTCTCCGTGATCGGTGTGGACTCCAAGCTCCCGGAGTTCCTCCCGCTGTGGGCGAAGGCGAACGGCGCCGATCTGCTCTCCGCGGACGGTCGGACGGCGCAACTCGACGATCCGAAGGTGGTCCAGGCGCTGAACTTCGCCGTCGGCGTCTACGACACCGAAGGCGGTTTCCCCGCGGTCAAGGCGTTCCGGGACAGCGCCGACTTCTTCGGCGAGGGGAACCAGTACGCGAGCGGTTCCCTGGGCGCCATGCCGATGGAGCAGTGGTACGTCAATGTTCTGAACGAGGTCTCACCCGAGGCACCCATGGCCTTCGACACCGTCCGGACGCCGGCCGGCGACACCCTTGCCTACGCCTCCGGCTCGTCCTGGGCCGTGCCGAAGGGCAGCAGCAACCCGGGTGCGGCCTGCACCTTCGTCAAGATCATGACCCGGACGGACACCTGGATGCAGGCCGCGAAGGCACGGGCCGACGACCGGGCCGCGAACGGTCTGGTCTTCACCGGCCTTCTCACCGGCAACACCGTGGCCGATGAGCAGATCCGCGACACCTACGTCACAGAGCCCACGTCGACGGTCTGGGGCACGGCCATCTCAGCGATGTACGAGGCGAACGCCCACACCTTCGGCCTCCCGGCCAACCCGGCAGACGCAGAGTTCAAGGCGGCCTGGCAGGACGCCGTCAACCGGGTCCTGAACGGTCAGCAGGAACCGGCGGACGCCCTGGCCCAGGCGCAGCGGGAGGCCCAGGCGGCCCTTGACACGGCCTGGGCGACGTGGGACGAGCAGGGCGGATGA
- a CDS encoding GAF and ANTAR domain-containing protein, with the protein MRPRESDPSLPRGIAWAAVMADLAREVQGEHPDRTAAAELVTSGALEMVPGSRVACITEVGKNRAVTTLAATDVIAEALNAEQSRVGAGPCLSVLWDENLVLVADLASDERWPDYSRTARGLGVRSVLAVRLYLRRKALGALSLYSDRPGIFDDDAVAAAVAYAAHATVALDQARQREQLTGSLQGREIIGQAKGILMERHGVGDQEAFRMLVQASQHANIPLRQIADRLAFTGELIADHDPTGGSRTE; encoded by the coding sequence GTGCGCCCCCGAGAGTCGGATCCCAGCCTGCCGCGAGGAATTGCCTGGGCGGCGGTCATGGCCGACCTGGCCAGGGAGGTCCAGGGCGAGCACCCGGATCGGACCGCGGCGGCGGAGCTGGTCACTTCCGGAGCGCTGGAGATGGTGCCGGGCAGTCGCGTCGCCTGCATCACAGAGGTCGGCAAGAACCGGGCCGTCACCACGCTGGCGGCCACCGACGTCATCGCCGAGGCGCTGAACGCCGAGCAGTCGAGGGTGGGAGCCGGTCCATGCCTGTCCGTGTTGTGGGACGAGAACCTGGTCCTGGTCGCTGATCTCGCGAGCGATGAGCGATGGCCGGACTACAGCCGTACCGCTCGGGGCCTAGGCGTGCGGTCCGTGCTCGCCGTCCGGCTCTACCTCCGTCGAAAGGCACTCGGCGCACTGAGTCTCTACTCGGACCGCCCCGGCATCTTCGACGACGACGCCGTTGCCGCCGCGGTGGCCTATGCGGCGCACGCCACCGTCGCCCTCGATCAGGCCCGGCAGCGCGAGCAGCTGACCGGTTCCCTGCAGGGTCGCGAGATCATCGGGCAGGCCAAGGGCATCCTGATGGAACGGCACGGTGTCGGTGACCAGGAGGCGTTCCGGATGCTCGTGCAGGCGTCGCAGCACGCCAACATCCCGCTGCGGCAGATCGCCGACCGGCTGGCCTTCACCGGCGAACTGATTGCAGATCACGATCCGACCGGTGGCTCCCGCACGGAATGA
- a CDS encoding carbohydrate ABC transporter permease, with protein MSAGVRGSDPDPLAAREPGVPVDRPVAPSGSITPRPLPVVRKRSARRRLAPGRVVIGALLTGCGLIFVYPFVWLVSASFKPRGEVFDNRLIPRSFTLDNYVQVWQEAPMLVWMGNTLLVAVLAGLTVTLSSAMVAWGFAYYRFRGRSALFLLVLATMMLPGAVTMIPVFLIWNALGMTGTLTPLWGGNVFGSAFYIFLLRQFFLGLPRELFEAARIDGAGHWAIFTRIAVPLCRPAMVLTLLFEVQASWTDLMRPLIYLRDEADFTVPRGLKSMLDAYGFGGEWHWEIVVTAGVITTVPMIVLFFLGQRHFVQGVATTGSTR; from the coding sequence GTGAGCGCCGGTGTCCGCGGCAGCGACCCTGATCCTCTCGCCGCCCGGGAACCCGGCGTTCCGGTCGATCGCCCGGTCGCCCCCTCCGGCAGCATCACCCCGCGCCCGCTGCCGGTCGTGCGGAAGCGGTCTGCTCGTCGTCGGCTCGCGCCGGGACGGGTTGTCATCGGTGCCCTGCTGACAGGTTGCGGACTGATTTTCGTCTACCCCTTCGTGTGGTTGGTCTCCGCTTCGTTCAAACCGCGGGGCGAGGTCTTCGACAACCGGCTGATTCCGCGCTCCTTCACCCTGGACAACTACGTCCAGGTGTGGCAAGAGGCGCCGATGCTGGTGTGGATGGGTAACACACTGCTGGTGGCCGTCCTGGCGGGCCTCACCGTGACCCTGTCGAGTGCGATGGTGGCGTGGGGATTCGCCTACTACCGGTTCCGCGGCCGCAGTGCTCTGTTCCTGCTGGTTCTGGCCACGATGATGCTGCCCGGCGCAGTCACGATGATCCCGGTCTTCCTGATCTGGAACGCGCTGGGCATGACCGGCACCCTGACCCCCCTCTGGGGCGGCAACGTCTTCGGCAGTGCCTTCTACATCTTCCTGCTCCGACAGTTCTTCCTGGGGTTGCCGCGTGAACTGTTCGAGGCGGCGCGCATCGACGGAGCGGGGCACTGGGCGATCTTCACCAGGATCGCGGTGCCGCTGTGCCGGCCGGCCATGGTGTTGACCCTGCTGTTCGAGGTGCAGGCGTCGTGGACGGACCTGATGCGTCCCTTGATCTATCTCCGGGACGAAGCGGACTTCACCGTTCCGCGCGGGCTGAAATCGATGCTGGACGCCTACGGGTTCGGCGGGGAGTGGCACTGGGAGATCGTGGTGACCGCAGGCGTCATCACGACGGTCCCGATGATCGTGCTGTTCTTCCTGGGGCAACGGCATTTCGTGCAAGGCGTGGCCACCACGGGTTCGACCAGGTGA
- a CDS encoding carbohydrate ABC transporter permease, which produces MTGTGIASAGRSRRNREFWPAMAFIAPWLIGFAVFTAWPLLYSGYLALTDYDVITAPTFVGLRNFERILEDPKIARSLGNTLYYTVIQVPLHVLVALGLALLLERAGRASGFFRTAFFLPKMTPPVAVGILLLLLFNGQNGMVNGVLGWFGLDGPSWTTDPAWVKPGLVLMSLWTVGSTVVILLAALRNVPVELYDAARVDGASFLRRTTRITLPMISGTLFFVVVVDTIGAFQTFTEAYTAYFGSGNTTYSNDSALFYSIYLFQQAFQYLHMGYASAMAWLLFVVILAITVIQLIGSRRLVYYEGGRS; this is translated from the coding sequence ATGACAGGAACGGGGATCGCCTCTGCCGGTCGGTCCCGGCGCAACCGCGAATTCTGGCCGGCGATGGCCTTCATCGCGCCATGGTTGATCGGGTTCGCCGTGTTCACCGCCTGGCCGCTCCTCTACAGCGGCTACCTTGCGCTCACCGACTACGACGTGATCACGGCGCCCACCTTCGTCGGGCTGCGCAACTTCGAGCGCATCCTCGAGGATCCGAAGATCGCCCGGTCGTTGGGCAACACCCTCTATTACACGGTGATCCAGGTGCCGTTGCACGTCCTCGTGGCGCTGGGCCTCGCGCTCCTGCTGGAGCGGGCGGGCCGCGCATCCGGTTTCTTCCGCACGGCCTTCTTCCTGCCGAAGATGACACCCCCGGTCGCGGTCGGCATCCTGCTGCTGCTGCTCTTCAACGGCCAGAACGGGATGGTGAACGGCGTTCTCGGTTGGTTCGGCCTGGACGGGCCGTCCTGGACCACCGACCCGGCCTGGGTGAAGCCCGGCCTCGTCCTGATGAGTCTGTGGACGGTCGGCAGCACGGTGGTCATCCTGTTGGCGGCGCTGCGCAACGTGCCGGTGGAGTTGTACGACGCGGCGCGCGTCGACGGCGCGTCGTTCCTGCGCCGAACCACCCGGATAACCCTGCCGATGATCAGCGGAACGCTGTTCTTCGTCGTCGTGGTCGACACGATCGGTGCGTTCCAGACCTTCACCGAGGCGTACACCGCCTACTTCGGCTCCGGGAACACGACGTACAGCAACGATTCCGCGTTGTTCTACTCCATCTACCTGTTCCAGCAGGCGTTCCAGTACCTGCACATGGGCTACGCGTCGGCGATGGCCTGGTTGCTCTTCGTCGTGATCCTGGCGATCACCGTGATCCAATTGATCGGCTCGCGTCGTCTTGTCTATTACGAAGGTGGACGGTCGTGA